A genomic segment from Spinacia oleracea cultivar Varoflay chromosome 3, BTI_SOV_V1, whole genome shotgun sequence encodes:
- the LOC110802600 gene encoding serine/threonine-protein phosphatase 7, producing MHFDANSSATTTPTTPSNRLPENQSPPPIQWPEDGTLTLDWVLNLMSSFDWSSRNLSPPDLPSILPVPAFDKLILCGSKMLHKEPNCVRIDDVSADSKVVVVGDVHGQLHDVLFLLNDAGLPSDNRIFVFNGDYVDRGAWGFETFVLLLAWKIYLPNRVYLLRGNHESKYCTSVYGFEKEVMTKYGGQGKHVYRKCLGCFEGLPLTTVIAGRVYTAHGGLFRSMTSPPSKRHKGKKKNRKISVNNEGTSDEKLSLGSFEELSKARRSVLDPPWEGSNLIPGDILWSDPSLTPGLSPNTERGIGLLWGPDCTENFLKKFNLKLIIRSHEGPDAREKRKGLGGMDQGYTIDHNVESGKLITLFSAPDYPQFQATEERYKNKGAYIVLEPPNFDTPSFHSFEAVLPRPKANPYYNFEEVLDSDEELDLSSMVSAP from the exons ATGCATTTCGATGCAAATTCGTCTGCAACAACAACACCGACAACGCCGAGTAATCGTCTCCCGGAAAACCAATCACCTCCCCCAATTCAATGGCCGGAAGATGGAACCCTAACCCTAGATTGGGTCTTAAATTTAATGTCATCTTTCGATTGGTCTTCACGTAACCTCTCTCCTCCTGATCTTCCTTCAATTCTTCCGGTACCGGCTTTCGATAAATTGATCCTTTGTGGGTCAAAGATGCTCCATAAAGAGCCCAATTGCGTGAGAATCGACGATGTTTCCGCCGATTCTAAggttgtcgtcgtaggagatgTTCATGGTCAATTGCACGATGTTTTATTTTTGCTGAATGATGCTGGCTTGCCCTCTGATAATCGGATTTTTGTTTTCAATGGCGATTATGTCGATCGAGGCGCCTGGGGGTTTGAGACCTTCGTGTTGCTGTTGGCTTGGAAG ATTTATTTGCCCAATCGAGTATATCTTCTCCGTGGAAATCACGAGTCCAAATATTGCACGAGTGTTTATGGTTTTGAAAAAGAAGTTATGACCAAGTATGGCGGTCAAGGAAAACATGTCTACCGCAAATGTTTAGGTTGCTTTGAAGGACTTCCTTTGACAACTGTTATTGCTGGTCGTGTTTATACTGCTCATGGAGGACTGTTTAGGAGTATGACTTCTCCTCCATCAAAAAGACACAAAGGCAAGAAAAAGAACCGGAAGATTAGTGTCAATAACGAAGGAACATCTGATGAAAAATTATCACTTGGCTCCTTTGAGGAATTATCTAAAGCTAGGAGATCAGTTCTAGATCCTCCTTGGGAAGGATCAAATTTGATACCTGGTGATATCTTGTGGTCTGATCCTTCGTTGACCCCTGGACTTTCACCAAATACGGAGAGAGGCATTGGACTTTTATGGGGTCCTGATTGCACGGAGAATTTTTTGAAGAAGTTCAATCTAAAG TTAATTATTAGATCACATGAAGGGCCTGATGCAAGGGAAAAACGAAAGGGTCTAGGAGGAATGGACCAAGGCTACACAATTGATCATAATGTGGAGTCAGGAAAGCTAATCACTTTGTTCAGTGCTCCAGACTACCCGCAATTCCAG GCAACAGAAGAGAGATACAAAAATAAAGGAGCATATATTGTGCTGGAGCCTCCTAATTTTGATACTCCGTCATTCCATAGCTTTGAAGCAGTCTTACCAAGACCAAAG GCTAATCCTTATTATAACTTTGAGGAAGTATTAGATTCTGATGAAGAATTGGACTTGTCGTCTATGGTGTCGGCCCCATGA